The following coding sequences lie in one Spirosoma sp. KUDC1026 genomic window:
- a CDS encoding SusC/RagA family TonB-linked outer membrane protein, with amino-acid sequence MKFFLPVTRTSRRLRSLTCTWLLVCVGTLSAFAQTITGRVTSADDQQPLPGVSILIKGSSTGTTTREDGTYSLNVSNPASATLAFSFIGYDSQEVPVGSRSVINVSMKTGTTTLNEVVFTALGIKKDVRQTGVTIQTVDGAQLLKAREPNPINSLTGKVSGLTIGSSAELLGRPNISLRGNSDVLFVVDGIPITSDTWNISADDIDTYTVLKGASASALYGFRGKNGAILITTKRGTKDKRGFSVEVNTSQMFDQGFLAIPKVQDEYGPGDHGVYAFGDGKGNGLNDGDYDIWGPALNGQLIPQYDSPVVPGQTFTTTFPNGKTFTSNRQPTPFLPRGKDNLSRFIQTGILSNNNVAIAASGDKYDMRFSLSHNFQRGLVPNTKLNVTNFNLTGGYNFSPKLRFEASMNFNRQYTPNFPDVSYGPNSLIYNIIAWGGADWNIDDMKQIWQPGREGTQQIYAEYQRYNNPWFLAKYWQRGHYNNNLYGYTSLRYQITDALQLTAKTQLTTYNLLRTEKLPYSATTYGREEGRGDYREDRRNLFDNINQMLLQYNKNIGGNLTINALAGGEARIFNYNSDYASTNYLNVPGVYNFSNSSNPVIANNFTADMRVLSAYYSADFTFRDYVTLTTTGRLDKLSTLPKGNNAYFYPSVALSTVISDYVKIPSALGISFLKVRASYANVKDGLTQSTIGATPGASFPLGYGDNYASSYGGPTYQNSAVYSLPLLYNNKPGAYYTNTLNNPNLQPNSTSQTEVGLDIRFLNNRIVLDGAYYISNDGPRIFTLPSSEATGYTGRLVNGIMTQKKGGEISLTGKALRSNSGFNWDVVANYSTYKERLKEVYPDGGINTIASNYFVNGSNSNRFINVGDRTDSFFYRAFVRTPDGQLINDAGGRPIVNPTSQFLGYVNPKFVWGINNRFSYRDITFSFQFDGRVGGVIGNYVRQKTFQGGRNIETVQGALGAARVNDVQNIKSYVGSGVVLTGGQLNYDVNGNVLNYSELRYAPNTTATFAQDYIARVYGAEESFMMDRSFAKLREVVIGYSLPTRLTSRFGVRQASVSLVGRNLLYFAQYKDIDLDQFLTGGISSLQTPTTRRYGINLNLVF; translated from the coding sequence ATGAAGTTTTTTCTCCCTGTAACGCGAACGAGCCGTCGCCTGCGCTCGCTGACGTGCACCTGGCTGCTCGTTTGCGTCGGCACGCTGTCGGCGTTCGCCCAGACCATCACTGGCCGCGTGACATCGGCCGATGATCAACAGCCGCTGCCGGGCGTATCAATCCTGATCAAGGGCAGTAGCACCGGTACGACCACCCGCGAAGACGGTACGTACAGCCTGAACGTCAGCAATCCGGCCAGCGCTACGTTAGCGTTTTCATTTATTGGCTACGACAGCCAGGAAGTACCCGTAGGTAGCCGATCGGTGATCAACGTATCGATGAAAACCGGGACAACAACACTGAACGAGGTCGTCTTTACTGCATTAGGAATTAAGAAAGACGTTCGGCAGACGGGGGTTACTATCCAGACGGTTGATGGGGCGCAGCTGCTGAAAGCGCGTGAACCAAACCCGATCAACTCACTGACGGGTAAAGTATCGGGTTTAACGATTGGTAGTTCGGCCGAGCTGCTCGGTCGCCCGAACATTTCGCTGCGGGGTAACTCCGACGTTCTGTTTGTGGTCGACGGTATCCCCATTACGTCGGACACCTGGAACATCAGCGCCGACGATATCGACACCTATACCGTACTGAAAGGAGCTTCGGCTTCGGCCCTGTACGGTTTCCGGGGTAAGAACGGCGCGATTCTGATTACGACCAAACGGGGCACGAAAGACAAACGCGGCTTCTCGGTAGAGGTGAACACCAGCCAGATGTTCGATCAGGGTTTCCTGGCGATTCCGAAAGTGCAGGACGAATACGGTCCTGGTGACCATGGTGTTTATGCATTTGGCGACGGGAAGGGCAACGGCCTGAACGACGGTGACTACGACATCTGGGGGCCTGCGCTGAACGGCCAGCTGATACCGCAGTACGATAGTCCGGTTGTGCCGGGGCAGACGTTTACGACGACCTTCCCGAACGGAAAAACCTTTACCAGCAACCGCCAGCCAACGCCGTTTCTGCCACGCGGTAAAGACAACCTGAGCCGGTTTATCCAGACGGGAATTCTGTCGAATAACAACGTCGCGATCGCGGCTTCGGGCGACAAGTACGACATGCGTTTCTCGCTGTCGCACAACTTCCAGCGCGGTCTGGTGCCGAACACGAAACTGAACGTAACGAACTTTAACCTGACGGGCGGCTACAATTTTTCGCCAAAGCTGCGCTTTGAAGCGAGCATGAACTTCAACCGACAGTACACGCCCAACTTTCCGGACGTGAGCTACGGACCGAACTCGCTAATCTATAACATCATTGCCTGGGGCGGTGCCGACTGGAACATCGACGACATGAAGCAGATCTGGCAACCGGGCCGGGAAGGTACGCAGCAGATCTATGCTGAATACCAGCGCTACAACAACCCCTGGTTCCTGGCGAAATACTGGCAGCGGGGTCACTACAACAACAACCTGTACGGCTATACCTCGCTGCGGTACCAGATTACCGACGCACTGCAACTGACGGCGAAAACGCAGCTGACGACCTACAACCTGCTGCGGACGGAGAAGCTACCATACTCGGCTACCACCTATGGTCGCGAAGAAGGTCGTGGTGATTACCGCGAAGATCGCCGGAACCTGTTCGACAACATCAACCAGATGCTGCTGCAATACAACAAAAACATAGGCGGTAACCTGACGATCAATGCCCTGGCCGGTGGCGAAGCGCGGATTTTTAATTACAACTCCGACTACGCCAGTACCAACTACCTCAACGTACCGGGCGTGTACAACTTTTCCAACTCGTCGAACCCGGTCATTGCCAACAACTTCACCGCTGACATGCGGGTGCTGTCGGCCTATTACTCGGCTGATTTTACGTTCCGCGATTACGTAACGCTGACCACCACCGGCCGTCTGGATAAACTCTCGACGCTGCCAAAGGGAAACAACGCTTACTTCTATCCATCGGTAGCCCTGAGCACGGTTATTTCGGATTACGTGAAGATTCCGAGCGCGCTGGGTATCTCGTTCCTGAAAGTACGGGCCTCGTACGCCAACGTAAAAGACGGTCTGACGCAGTCAACCATCGGTGCCACGCCGGGGGCCTCGTTCCCACTGGGCTACGGCGACAACTACGCATCGTCGTACGGCGGACCGACTTATCAGAACTCGGCCGTGTACTCGCTGCCGCTGCTGTACAACAACAAACCGGGCGCGTATTACACGAACACGCTGAACAACCCCAACCTGCAGCCTAACTCGACCTCGCAGACAGAAGTGGGGCTGGACATCCGTTTCCTGAACAACCGTATTGTGCTGGACGGAGCTTACTACATCAGTAACGACGGACCGCGCATTTTTACACTGCCTTCGTCGGAAGCAACGGGGTACACCGGTCGGCTCGTGAACGGGATCATGACCCAGAAAAAAGGAGGGGAAATCTCGCTGACGGGCAAAGCTTTACGGAGCAACAGCGGCTTCAACTGGGACGTAGTAGCCAACTACTCGACCTACAAAGAGCGGTTGAAGGAAGTGTATCCCGACGGTGGGATCAACACGATTGCATCCAACTATTTTGTTAACGGAAGTAACAGCAACCGCTTCATTAACGTAGGCGATCGTACCGACAGCTTTTTTTACAGAGCCTTTGTGCGCACGCCCGATGGACAGCTGATCAACGATGCGGGCGGACGCCCGATCGTGAATCCGACATCGCAGTTCCTGGGCTACGTCAACCCTAAATTCGTTTGGGGGATCAACAACCGGTTCAGCTACCGCGACATTACGTTCAGCTTCCAGTTCGACGGCCGCGTGGGTGGGGTAATTGGCAACTACGTTCGGCAGAAAACGTTCCAGGGCGGACGTAACATTGAAACGGTACAGGGCGCCCTGGGTGCCGCTCGTGTGAATGACGTGCAGAACATCAAGTCGTACGTAGGTAGTGGTGTCGTGCTGACAGGTGGCCAGCTTAACTATGACGTAAATGGTAACGTGCTGAACTACAGCGAACTTCGCTACGCGCCTAACACAACGGCAACGTTCGCACAGGATTACATTGCGCGCGTATACGGAGCTGAAGAATCATTTATGATGGACCGGAGTTTTGCTAAACTGCGGGAAGTCGTCATCGGCTACTCACTGCCCACCCGTCTGACAAGCCGATTTGGTGTTCGGCAGGCGAGTGTATCGCTGGTAGGACGTAACCTGCTCTACTTCGCGCAGTACAAGGACATCGACCTCGATCAGTTTCTGACGGGCGGTATTTCCAGCCTGCAAACGCCAACAACCCGCCGGTACGGTATCAATCTAAATCTGGTATTCTAA
- a CDS encoding MarR family winged helix-turn-helix transcriptional regulator, with amino-acid sequence MKKLRSHSSGRSPLSMTERSVIKLLHEEPNLLPGELAKREKVTSQSMSQILQHLDTLGYIVRQPQESDRRKVSISLSEAGQQFLDTTRHERDEWLSDAIHQTCSPDEQLLLRKALGPLNRLLAID; translated from the coding sequence ATGAAAAAACTGCGCAGTCACTCATCGGGCCGCAGTCCGCTATCGATGACCGAACGTAGTGTTATCAAATTACTGCACGAAGAGCCGAACCTGCTGCCGGGCGAACTGGCCAAACGGGAGAAGGTTACTTCTCAATCGATGTCGCAGATTTTGCAGCATCTGGACACGCTGGGCTACATCGTCCGGCAACCCCAGGAATCGGACCGGCGCAAGGTAAGCATTTCACTGTCGGAGGCCGGTCAGCAGTTTCTGGATACGACCCGGCACGAACGCGACGAATGGTTAAGCGACGCCATTCACCAAACCTGTTCTCCAGACGAACAGTTGTTATTACGCAAGGCGCTGGGACCGCTTAACCGGCTGCTGGCTATTGATTAG
- a CDS encoding endonuclease/exonuclease/phosphatase family protein produces the protein MSVIRKLLVYFLLLAGSLLILITLCSLIYSSSLWFLQVLNFPRPEVLIALIVCLTAYLLASKQQTIARRVFLTGMVVSIGIQAYILFPYSPLANEAVRSAEPASVNRKSVFSILVANVWIENRQVNDLLNIIADKDPTFVLTMEVNDWWVGQLQVLKKRYPYTITFPTDNAYGMALHSKLPLNNPQIQFLHHPRVPSFWADVTLPDGKTFRLVTLHPVAPAPSKYPTNIGGKEVALVRAGRMLAGHSQPTVVAGDFNDVGWSHNTTKFARVSGLHDIRYGRGLYSTFNAHSWLMRWPLDYVFVSSHFRVLAVDRLPGFGSDHFPYYVQLTLQP, from the coding sequence ATGTCAGTCATCAGGAAACTTCTTGTCTACTTCTTACTACTAGCTGGAAGCCTGCTTATTCTGATTACCCTCTGTTCACTGATTTACAGCAGTTCGCTCTGGTTCCTGCAGGTGCTGAACTTCCCCCGCCCGGAGGTGCTCATCGCGCTGATCGTATGCCTGACGGCCTATCTACTGGCGAGCAAACAACAGACGATTGCCCGACGGGTCTTTCTGACCGGGATGGTCGTTTCCATCGGGATTCAGGCGTACATTCTTTTCCCGTACAGTCCGCTTGCCAACGAAGCCGTACGATCAGCCGAGCCAGCATCCGTTAACCGAAAATCCGTTTTCAGCATTCTGGTCGCCAATGTTTGGATTGAAAACCGTCAGGTCAATGACCTGCTGAACATCATTGCCGACAAAGACCCGACGTTTGTACTGACGATGGAAGTAAATGACTGGTGGGTCGGTCAGCTGCAGGTGCTCAAAAAACGCTACCCATACACTATAACATTTCCTACGGACAACGCCTACGGCATGGCCTTGCACTCCAAACTACCCCTGAACAACCCCCAGATTCAGTTTCTCCATCATCCACGCGTTCCCTCGTTCTGGGCCGACGTTACGCTGCCTGATGGCAAAACGTTTCGACTGGTTACCCTTCATCCGGTGGCACCGGCTCCCAGCAAATACCCTACGAACATTGGAGGCAAGGAAGTAGCACTGGTGCGAGCCGGGCGTATGCTTGCCGGCCATTCCCAGCCAACGGTGGTAGCCGGCGATTTTAACGACGTGGGCTGGTCGCACAACACGACGAAGTTTGCCCGTGTCAGTGGTTTGCACGATATCCGATACGGGCGCGGTCTGTACAGCACGTTCAACGCCCATTCCTGGCTGATGCGCTGGCCCCTGGACTACGTCTTTGTTTCCAGTCACTTCAGGGTGCTTGCCGTAGACCGACTACCGGGCTTTGGCTCCGACCATTTCCCGTATTACGTGCAATTGACGTTACAGCCCTGA